Proteins encoded by one window of Vigna radiata var. radiata cultivar VC1973A chromosome 5, Vradiata_ver6, whole genome shotgun sequence:
- the LOC106760956 gene encoding uncharacterized protein LOC106760956 — protein MDAVLTPQPPNKNNRIKTPKKNGGGNFNSYKRSENFDAYAGLLNPPPTRAMSFSYSQPLSASSLFNHHRHAQQPQQQPPLLPLPHASGGIRSRDKFLTPKKSKPTKREEAKKRSGTQFLIVASQNPWGPDPKDLPRLVPGMGNVNDVVSAAVFNLAPPPSSLPLPNFSLRSKLGCKAEAAAGTGVDDGATNNLRRLLRLR, from the coding sequence ATGGACGCCGTTCTGACGCCTCAGCCTCCCAACAAGAATAACAGAATCAAAACCCCGAAGAAAAACGGAGGAGGTAATTTCAATTCTTATAAACGCTCTGAGAATTTTGATGCCTATGCAGGTCTCTTGAACCCTCCGCCTACACGCGCCATGTCATTCTCATACTCTCAACCGCTTTCCGCTTCTTCTCTCTTCAATCACCACCGCCACGCGCAACAACCGCAACAACAACCACCTCTGCTTCCTCTTCCTCACGCTTCCGGAGGCATTCGAAGCAGAGACAAGTTTCTCACGCCGAAGAAATCGAAGCCAACGAAGCGAGAGGAAGCGAAGAAGAGATCGGGGACGCAGTTTCTTATTGTGGCCTCTCAAAACCCCTGGGGTCCGGATCCTAAGGACCTTCCCAGACTAGTCCCGGGGATGGGAAACGTCAACGACGTCGTCTCGGCCGCCGTTTTTAATTTGGCTCCGCCGCCCAGTAGTTTGCCGTTGCCCAACTTTTCTCTCAGATCGAAACTCGGTTGCAAAGCGGAAGCCGCTGCCGGTACTGGCGTCGACGACGGAGCAACCAACAATCTCCGGCGACTTCTACGCCTCCGGTGA
- the LOC106762184 gene encoding rac-like GTP-binding protein RAC1, whose amino-acid sequence MSASRFIKCVTVGDGAVGKTCLLISYTSNTFPTDYVPTVFDNFSANVVVDGSTVNLGLWDTAGQEDYNRLRPLSYRGADVFILAFSLISKASYENIAKKWIPELRHYAPGVPIILVGTKLDLREDKQFFMDHPGAVPITTAQGEELRKLIGAPAYIECSSKTQQNVKAVFDAAIKVVLQPPKQKKKKRKAQKSCSIL is encoded by the exons ATGAGTGCGTCCAGGTTCATAAAGTGCGTCACCGTCGGAGACGGCGCTGTCGGCAAAACCTGCTTGTTAATTTCCTACACCAGCAACACTTTTCCCAcg GACTACGTGCCTACCGTTTTTGACAATTTCAGTGCTAATGTGGTTGTGGATGGAAGCACAGTAAACCTGGGATTGTGGGATACCGCCG GTCAGGAGGATTATAATAGACTGAGACCCTTGAGCTATCGAGGAGCTGATGTTTTTATACTTGCTTTTTCTCTCATAAGCAAGGCTAGCTATGAGAACATTGCGAAGAAG TGGATTCCTGAACTAAGGCACTACGCCCCCGGTGTTCCAATAATTCTCGTTGGAACGAAGTTAG ATCTTCGGGAAGATAAGCAATTTTTCATGGACCACCCTGGTGCAGTGCCAATAACTACAGCACAG GGAGAAGAATTAAGAAAACTAATTGGTGCTCCTGCCTACATCGAGTGTAGTTCAAAAACGCAGCAG AATGTGAAAGCCGTGTTTGACGCTGCCATCAAAGTGGTTCTTCAACCaccaaagcaaaagaaaaaaaagagaaaagcgCAGAAGTCTTGCTCAATATTGTGA